From a single Miscanthus floridulus cultivar M001 chromosome 8, ASM1932011v1, whole genome shotgun sequence genomic region:
- the LOC136470829 gene encoding DNA-directed RNA polymerase II subunit 4-like, translating into MSGEEEENAAELKIGEEFLKAKCLMNCEVAIILEHKYEQIQQHSSESDPSSQVSQVFEKSLQYVKRFSRYKNPDAVRQVRETLSRYGLAEFELCTLGNLCPDTSGEATALVPSLKSGGRFVGDAGDEKIEKMLNDLSLIKKFE; encoded by the exons ATgtccggcgaggaggaggagaacgCTGCGGAGCTCAAGATCGGCGAGG AGTTCCTCAAGGCCAAGTGCCTGATGAACTGCGAGGTGGCGATCATCCTGGAGCACAAGTACGAGCAGATCCAGCAGCACTCGTCGGAGTCGGACCCGTCGTCGCAGGTGTCCCAGGTGTTCGAGAAGTCGCTGCAGTACGTGAAGCGCTTCAGCCGCTACAAGAACCCCGACGCCGTGCGCCAGGTCCGCGAGACGCTCAGCCGCTACGGCCTGGCCGAGTTCGAGCTCTGCACGCTCGGCAACCTCTGCCCCGACACCAGTGGCGAGGCCACCGCGCTCGTCCCCTCCCTCAAGTCCGGCGGCAGGTTCGTCGGCGACGCCGGGGACGAGAAGATCGAGAAGATGCTCAACGACCTCTCCCTCATCAAGAAGTTCGAGTAG